From Haemorhous mexicanus isolate bHaeMex1 chromosome 1, bHaeMex1.pri, whole genome shotgun sequence, one genomic window encodes:
- the GBX1 gene encoding LOW QUALITY PROTEIN: homeobox protein GBX-1 (The sequence of the model RefSeq protein was modified relative to this genomic sequence to represent the inferred CDS: inserted 1 base in 1 codon), with protein MDESRGRHPRPPPLPSSPXPSPRRPGPAPPRRGGRAAPSAPPLRRAETASGRAGGSSRRAPEPTGAGGRGPGPGPRRRGPAAAGSRRVGGGPSSPESWCRLSRRRQLAMQRPGGQGTAFSIDSLIGTPPPRSGHLLYTGYPMFMPYRPLVLPQALSHAPLQSGLPPLAPLASFAGRLTNTFCASLGQAVPSMVALTTALPSFSEPPDGFYPPQELPPPRATPDAGCRRGADGLEAEELPPGRDKGPPEPPLHFPDPFPGLADGKAYSSDEEKLEVKSAATPCSEREEESSAGESEEEPFLDGAAAGTALGAKGKGKGGPAAEQPPPGSGAGKSRRRRTAFTSEQLLELEKEFHCKKYLSLTERSQIAHALKLSEVQVKIWFQNRRAKWKRIKAGNVSNRSGEPVRNPKIVVPIPVHVNRFAVRSQHQQIEQGARP; from the exons ATGGATGAGAGCAGAGGGCGACACCCCCGCccgcctcccctcccctcctccc tcccctcccctcggcggcccggcccggcccccccgcggcggggcgggcgggcggctcCGAGCGCGCCTCCACTCCGCCGCGCCGAGACAGCgagcgggcgggcgggcggcagcTCTCGCCGGGCGCCGGAGCCCACGGGAGCCGGAGGgcgcgggccggggccggggccacggcggcggggcccggcggcggcgggatCGCGGCGAGTTGGCGGCGGCCCGAGCTCGCCGGAAAGTTGGTGCCGGCTGAGCCGGAGGCGCCAGCTCGCCATGCAGAGACCCGGCGGCCAGGGGACCGCCTTCTCCATCGACTCGCTCATCGGGAcgccgccgccgcgctccgGGCACCTGCTCTACACCGGGTACCCCATGTTCATGCCGTACCGGCCGCTGGTGCTCCCGCAGGCGCTGTCCCACGCCCCGCTGCAGTCGGGGCTGCCGCCGCTGGCCCCGCTCGCTTCTTTCGCCGGCCGCCTCACCAACACCTTCTGCGCCAGCCTGGGCCAGGCCGTGCCCTCCATGGTGGCGctcaccacagccctgcccagttTCTCTGAGCCCCCCGACGGCTTCTACCCGCCGCAGGAGCTGCCCCCGCCGCGCGCCACCCCCGACGCCGGATGCCGGCGCGGCGCCGACGGGCTGGAGGCGGAGGAGCTGCCCCCGGGCCGCGACAAGGGCCCGCCCGAGCCGCCGCTGCACTTCCCGGACCCCTTCCCTGGCCTGGCAG ACGGGAAGGCGTACAGCTCAGACGAGGAGAAGCTGGAGGTGAAGTCGGCGGCGACGCCGTGCAGCGAGCGGGAGGAGGAGAGCTCGGCGGGCGAGAGCGAGGAGGAGCCCTTCCTGGACGGGGCGGCCGCCGGCACCGCGCTGGGAGCCAAGGGCAAGGGCAagggcggccccgccgccgagCAGCCCCCGCCGGGCTCCGGGGCCGGGAAGAGCCGCCGGCGCCGCACGGCCTTCACCAgcgagcagctgctggagctggagaaggagttCCACTGCAAGAAGTACCTGAGCCTGACGGAGCGCTCGCAGATCGCACATGCCCTGAAGCTGAGCGAGGTGCAGGTGAAGATCTGGTTCCAGAACCGCCGCGCCAAGTGGAAACGCATCAAGGCTGGCAATGTCAGCAACCGCTCCGGAGAGCCCGTCCGCAACCCCAAGATCGTGGTGCCCATCCCGGTGCACGTCAATCGCTTCGCCGTGCgcagccagcaccagcagatCGAGCAGGGCGCCCGGCCCTGA